TTTAACGATCTGTTCTTTTTGTGGTCGTTCCGAAAAAGATGTAGAAAAGCTCATTGCAGGCCCTTCGGTTTACATTTGTGATTACTGCATTAAACTCTGCTCTGGAATATTAGACAAAAAGCCTGCAGCTGCAGTCTCTGCTTCCGTAACGTCACAAGAAACTCCTTCTCAACATGTGGATTTACGCGTTCTAACTCCTAAAGAAATCAAAAAACACATAGATGAATATGTTGTAGGGCAAGAGCGGGCAAAAAAAACGATCGCTGTTGCTGTATACAATCATTACAAAAGGATCCGAGCACTATTGCACAATAAGCATGTAAGTTACGGCAAGTCTAATGTATTACTTCTAGGCCCTACAGGCTCAGGGAAAACCTTAATAGCAAAAACTCTAGCAAAAATTCTTGATGTTCCCTTTACGATTGCAGATGCAACGACGCTTACAGAAGCAGGATATGTTGGAGAGGATGTAGAAAATATTGTTTTACGCCTCTTACAATCTGCTGATTATGATGTGAGTCGAGCAGAGCGTGGAATTATCTATATTGACGAGATTGATAAAATCGGCAGAACTACAGCGAATGTTTCCATTACACGGGATGTTTCTGGCGAGGGAGTTCAACAAGCATTATTAAAAATTATTGAAGGAACAACAGCAAACGTCCCCCCGAAAGGAGGACGTAAGCATCCTAACCAAGAGTATATCCGAGTCAATACAGAAAACATTTTGTTTATCGTAGGTGGAGCATTTGTCAATTTAGACAAAATCATTGCAAAAAGATTAGGAAAGACCACTATAGGGTTTTCCGATGATCAAGCAGATTTTTCTCAAAAAGATCGCGACCACTTACTAGCAAAAGTAGAAACTGAAGATCTCATTGCTTTTGGGATGATCCCCGAATTTGTGGGAAGATTTAATTGTATTGTCAACTGTGAAGAGCTTTCCTTAGATGAACTCGTAGCTATTCTTACTGAGCCTACAAATGCTATCGTTAAGCAATACGTTGAACTGTTTGCAGAGGAAAACGTAAAGTTGGTTTTTGAAAAAGAAGCTTTATATGCTATAGCAAAAAAAGCAAAGCAAGCAAAAACTGGGGCGCGAGCTTTAGGGATGATCTTAGAGAATCTCCTTCGAGATCTTATGTTTGAAGTTCCTTCAGATCCTACTGTAGAATCTATACGTATCCAAGAAAACACAATAGCTGAAAATAAAGCCCCATTGATTATAAGAAGAGCTCCTGAAGCTATAGCATAACTTCTTTTAGAGATTGGGATGGATGTCAATGCCCTTGAAGCAGCAAAAAAAGTCTTAGTAAAGTTGCGTAATGCAGGTTACCAAGCGTATTTCGTCGGGGGATGCGTTAGGGATATGCTTATGGGCAAACCTATGGTGGACATCGATATTGCTACGGATGCGCCTCCAGTAATTGTCTCGACGATTTTTTCTGACGTGATTTCCATAGGAGCAGCTTTCGGAATTATTGTTGTCAAGTTAGAAGGGTACCTTTTTGAAGTTGCGACCTTTCGTAATGATGGTCAGTATACAGATGGTCGTCATCCACAACAAGTGAAGTTTTCTTCCATGAGGGAGGATGCTTTACGTCGAGATTTTTCCATTAACGGCATATATTACGATCCCTTTGAAGATAAGCTCTTTGATTTTGTCGAGGGAATCCGAGATATTGAAAAAAAAGTAATTCGCGCTATAGGTCATCCTCGCCTGAGATTTGCAGAAGATAAATTAAGGATTCTCAGGGCAATTCGTTTCGCTTCGTCTCTAGAGTTTACCTTGGATCCCGCAACAGAAAGAGCTTTGATCAAAGAAGCTCCAACTTTAGTAAGCGCTGTTTCTCCAGAAAGAATTTGGCAAGAGCTGAAGAAAATGATGAAAAGCCATCCCTACCAAGCGATGGTCTTGTTACTAAAACTAAAGGTTCTAGTGACCATTTTCCCAGAACTTCGCGACATCCCCTACGGCATCCTACGCTCCACTATAGCGTTCTTAAACAAACTTAACCCTCAGAAATTCCCTGAAATCCTTCTATTACTTCCCTTATTTCAAGGAGTCCCAGAGGAAGCCACATCTGCCGCTTTTTCTAGACTCAAAGTCTCAAATAAAGAACTTCGCCTGATAGAAGCATGGTACAAAGCATTGCCACATTTTCAAAACATTTCTATGAGCAGGGTTTTTTGGGCGCATTTCCTTGCCTCCCCTTCTGCCTCGATGTTTTTAGAAATATTCTCAGCTCTACAAAAGGATCCAAGTAAACAACAGCATTTCATTGCGCGTGTTCAAGAACTCGAAACACGCCTTGAAAAATTTATTTTACGAATAAAAACAGCCTCTCCTTTGATTTCTGCTCCCGATCTTATGGCTAAAGGCATAGCTCCTGGGAGGTTACTCGGAGATCTTCTCAAAGAAGCCGAAAATCTTTCTATAGAACATGAGTGTCTTGACAAGGAAAAAATTTTGGCGATTCTTCAAGAAAAAGGATTTTGGAAATAATTTATCTAAAATCAAGACTATCCTTACATTGCCAATAAGAATTTTATCTCTTTAGATTTAATTTTTTAGCTTCTATTATTTTCTGATAATTATTACGGATTAAGATAGAATGAGAAGAATATGTTGCGAATTGCCATCTTAGGAAGGCCTAATGTGGGGAAATCTTCCCTTTTCAATAGGCTTTGCAAACGTTCTTTGGCGATAGTCAATGCTGAAGAAGGGACAACGCGCGACCGTCTATATGGGTCTGCGCAAATTTGCGACTCTACAATACAGGTGATTGATACTGGGGGTGTCAATAAAGACTCTCAGGACCATTTCCAAAAGCATATTTTCAAACAAGCGCTTGTGGGAGCAAAGGAAGCAGATCTTTTGCTTTTAGTCGTAGACATCCGCTGTGGGATTACAGAGCAGGATATGCAGTTAGCCAAGTTGCTGCGTCCTTTAAACAAGCCGATCATCCTCGTTGCTAACAAAGCAGATAGCCGTAAGGATGAATTTGGTATCCATGAGCTGTACTCCCTGGGAATTCCTGAGATTGTTGTGACCTCTGCGGCTCATGGGAAACATATTGATACTCTTGTGCATAAAATCCAACGGCTTGCAAAAATTCCAGAGATACAGCCTGAGTCTCCTCAGGATGATGAAGATCTTCATGAAGAGAAAGAGCTTCTCTGTGATAAGGAGTCTGAAGCTATCTTTGAGGAAGTTTTTGATGAAAATCACGAAAGTTTTTTCGTTGAGGATCCTCAGCTTCCCCCTCTAGAAACCAACCAACCGTTAAAAATTGCTTTAATTGGCAGACCAAATGTAGGGAAATCTTCAATTATTAACGGGCTATTGAATGAAGAGCGCTGCATCACAGACAATATCCCCGGGACCACCCGAGATAATGTCGATATCCTCTATACAAAAGAAGACCGTTCTTATTTATTTATAGATACGGCGGGTCTTAGGAAAATGAAAAGCGTAAAAAATTCTGTGGAGTGGATTTCCACATCGCGGACAGAAAAAGCCATCTCCCGTGCGGATATCTGCCTCCTTGTTGTAGATGCAACCCAAGGGCTCTCCTCCTACGATAAGCGCATCCTTTCTTTAATTTCTAAAGAGAAAAAACCCCACATTCTCCTTGTAAACAAGTGGGACTTAATGCACTCCATCCGTATGGAGCACTATTGTCGTGATGTTCTTGCTACAGACCCTTATTTAGGACAGGCAAGGATCTTATGCATCTCTGCTCTTAAAAAACGGAATCTCTCTCAGATCTTCCGAGCTATAGATGAGCTCCATGAAGTGATCTCTCGGAAAGTCCCTACTCCTATGGTGAATAAAACCTTAGCTTCTGCCCTACAAAAACACCATCCTCAGGTAATCAACGGCCGAAGACTAAGAATTTACTATGCCATTCAAAAAACCTCTTCTCCTTTCCAATTTTTATTATTTATTAATAGAAAATCCTTACTTACAAAACACTATGAAAACTATTTAAAAAACTCATTAAAAACAACATTTAAACTACACGGTATACCCTTTGATTTAACTTTTAAAGAAAAACCAAAAAGAACAAATTAATTTGTTAAAAAAACGAATTATTATTAAACGATAATTAAATAAACAAATTAATTATTTGGAGATATAAAGCTATGCACCACGATCATCACAATATCCCAGAAGCAGATCCTTATTTTCTCGATGATGATGTCACGCACTATTCCGAAGAGATGATTTCTCTGGATAGATACCAAGAAACTGGGGTGTATGTTGAAGAGGAGAAGGAAAAAGAGAAAGGGGATATTCTTATTGTCTTTGGTAATTCTCTGTTACAAGGAACAACCCGTCAAATTTACATTAGCGAAGACAATCATACCTATACTCGTAGCTACTACAAAAACCGCTGGGGATTGTGGTCTAGTATGCCTTTAAAGACGATTTCTTCTAAAACTTATGATTTAAATAGTCTGAAGGAACCTCATTTTCTTTTAACTACCAACGTAGAGAAGCTAATTAATGCTCCGGAAAACCTTCCAAAAGGCTCTGAAAGCTTAGATAATATGATCCTCTCCATAGCTAGCCGAAAAGTCCACCACCATATTCAGTTTTTTATCGCAGATAACCGTAGAACATTTTGGATCCGCCATCACCACAATGATTCCTCATGGTCCCCATGGCAAACTTTCATTTAATGAAGATATAGACAAGAAAAGAGATAGGGGATCTCTTTTCTATTCTTCCTCATTAGAATCTGAAACTACAGTGAATTCCAAGGGACCATAGTTTGCATCGTTATGGAACGACGTAGCTACAGTAGGGATGATATTTGAAGCATAATCCCTTTGTGTCGTTAACTCTAATCGGAAAAGATGCTTCGCAATCATAATGCGAATATCTCGAATTAAACCTTCAAATAAAAAGAACGATTCATACTTGAATTCTAACAGAGGATCTTTCTGCCCTACCGTACGTAGCCCTACTTCACTACGCAGTAAATCCATATCCATAAGATGGATTTTCCACTGCTCATCAATATGCATGATCATTATAGAACGAATGACGTCCTTACAAATTTCTTCGATATCTCCAAGGTCCCTGTTCGCTGCTGCAGCGATTTCCTGAGCCATACAAGCAAGCTTCTGAGATAAAACCTCTATAAGCTCCTGAGCAATACGCTCTGCTATAGCATCAGAGCTCTTAAGTTTCAGTAATTCTGGGATCTCTAGTTTGATTGGGAAAGAATAATCTATCCATTCCCGAAGTACCGAAGGTACGCCCTGAGCAGAAGGCATAAGAGCATCCCCAACCATTAAAGCAACGTGGGAAATGATTTCTTGGACTAAAGAAAAAATTTCCTTCTCATGCAAGACGTCATTACGAAATGCATAAATTGTTTGTCGTTGCTTATTCATTACATCGTCATACTCTAACGTATGTTTGCGAATCGTATAGTTCCTTCCCTCTACTCGCTTCTGAGCAGTTTCTATTAACCGATTGAACATAGGATCTGACATCGCTTCTCCTTCTGGAGGGCGAAAATGACGAATCAAAGTGTTTAACTTTGGAGAGGCAAATAACCTCATCAAACGATCTTCAAAGGACAAAAAAAACTTTGCAGACCCAGGATCTCCTAAACGTGCACATCGTCCCCTAAGCTGCCTGTCAATCCTTCGGGATTGATGGCGAGACGTTCCAATCACATGTAGCCCTCCAACAATCACAGCCTCAGGATCTAACTTAATATCCGTACCTCTCCCCGCCATATTCGTTGCGACAGTCACTGCCCCAAGCTTCCCAGCTCCAGCAATAATTTCCGCTTCTTGCGCATGATTTTTCGCATTCAAAACGGTATGCGAAATACGATTTTGCTTCAAAATACGAGAAAGCTTTTCTGAAACTTCTACTGATTCCGTCCCAACAAGAATTGGGTTCCCAGCCTGATGTATCTTAGCAATCTCACTGATAATCGCATGATACTTCTCACGCTCTGTCATGTAAAATTCATCATTGTGATCTACACGTAAACAAGGTTTAAATGTAGGAACTTGCAACACGTACAAGTTGTAAATCTCTTTAAACTCTCGAGACTCAGTAATTGCCGTTCCAGTCATCCCAGCTAGCTTCTCATAGAGACGGAAAAAGTTCTGCAAAGTCACAGTAGCAAAGGTCTGAGACTCCTTACGGATAGTAACATTCTCTTTTGCTTCAATCGCCTGATGCAACCCGTCAGAAAAACGACGTCCCGGTTGAGGGCGGCCTGTATGCTCATCAATGATGACAATCACATCATCTCGCACAATATAATCTACATCCCGCTCCATCAAAAGATGTGCCCTTAATAATTGCCTCAATCCATGAGCTCGAGCTTTACGCCGTGCATCTTCTTCTGAAACCGCAATTTTCTTATGAATTTTATCTGTAGGAGAGAGCGTCGTATCCTCATCAATCAAAGCATACTCGTGCCCCATATCCATCATAATAAAGTCTTCAGCAGAACCTCCCGCACGTTCCACCCACTGAAGCATGCCCTTATCTGTCAGTTCAAAATCATTATTATGCTCATCTACAATGATATATAGCTGAGAAAGTTTCTCTAAACACTCCTCTTTGTTTTGCTCTGCGTGGTAATACACATCCCACTTGTCAATCAAAGCGCGCAAATCTGGATGCTCACGCACACGTCGCAAAACGCGATTTAACGGCATCCCTTTACTTACTAACCAAAGACTTCGGCAAAATTCAGAGATTGCTTCTACGGCTTTCTTATCTTTAGGTAAAAAATCTGCATCTAAAAATGGCTCTAAACCACGTCTCGCCTCTAGGGCAATTTGATGACACAGCTCCCTCTGTACAGCAACTAGCTCTGCAACCTTATCCTTTAATTCAAAATAGACAGGATTGTGTTTTTCTCCAGGGCCAGAAATGATCAAAGGTGTACGAGCCTCATCGATCAAAATCGAGTCTACTTCATCAATAATGGCAAAATAAAACCCTCGCCCTACTTGCTCTTCAGCACGAGTCGCCATAGAATTATCACGCAAATAATCAAAACCAAACTCAGAAGCTGTTCCGTAAACGACATCGCATTGATAGATTTCCTTACGCTTCTCTGGAGGGGTCCCAGAGATTAAGACCCCTGTACGCAGCCCTAACCAACGTAATATAGATCCAACCCACTCGCAATCCCGCTGTGCAAGATAATCATTTACTGTAACAAGATGTACCGGCTTCCCACTCAATGCATTCAAATAGAGAGGCATCACTGCTGTTAATGTTTTCCCCTCTCCTGTTTGCATTTCTGTAATAAATCCCTTATGCATCGCGATGGCTCCTAAGATTTGGACATCATAGGGCACCATATCCCACTCTTGATGATATCCAGACACCTCTACAGGAGTCCCAGCCAAACGCCTACATACGTTCTTTACTACACCATAAGCTTCAGGAAGCATGTCATCTAAAGATTCCCCTTCCTGATAGCGTTGTTTTAATTCGGCTGTTTTATTCCGCAGCTCGTCATCAGACAAAGAAGTAAACATTTCATCGAAAACGTTTACACTATCTACAAGCTTTTGGAATCTTTTTAAAGTACGCTCTTGCGAAGAACCAAAGAAGCGCTTAAGAAAATCTAACATACGTTATTCAAACTTATATAAACTTCATTATCTTTTTTGAACTCGTTCTCTAACACCATACTCTATTAGGCTTAATAAAACGAATAAAAGTTCCCTAAGACGCAATTTCTCCTCTTTTAGCAAAAAAATTTTTTTACAAAGAAAAGCCGTAGGATAACTACTACGCAGCAAGTAGAGTTGTGATTTCCATGATATGTTGATCACTTAAAGGTAATTTTTGTCTTAAATTACGGAGAATCTGCGCACGACGTTTTTTCTGTACTAAGGAGGTATCTTGTGAAGCTAGGAAAGATTGGATTTCATATGCAGCATCAAAGTTCCCTAAGCGGGCTTCACATGCACTAAGTAGCTCTAATGTTTCCCGACTTCGATGCAACTGCACAGAGCGCTGCGCATATTTTAGTCCCTCTTCTGGAGAAACGATCTTTGCAAACCCTACTCCAGCAAGCCAAGCTAAAGCTTTACATGCCGTCACACTCTCTGGGAACTTTTGAATCACCTGCAGGTAGATTTTTTCAGCTTCTATGTATTTGCGTAAACGGCACAAACACAAGCCATAATTCAGGCAACAATTACCATCTTCTGCAAATGTAGAACACTTCAAAGCAACTCCCCAGCAGGTCTCTGCCAAAGCATAATCCTTTATGTCCATCGCAGCCATTGCGGCATATTTCATCAATAAAGCGTCTCCATATGCCCATAAGCGGCTGCTTTGATAAATTAAAAGTGCACGATTTGATCTACCAAGTTTCTGTTCACAAAGCCCTATATTAAACAAAGCTTCTTCTTTATACTCGGGTTCAGCTAATAGCTTTCGGAACAATTGCCCTGCTTGCATATAGTTTGAAGAAATACGATGAGCATGGGCTAAATTATACGTGACTTCTATAGGGCAAGGCCCTAAAGCACTTGCACGGCTATAAAACTCTATAGCATCTGTATACCGCTTGGCTGTAAAATAGATATAGCCAACTGTAATATAGGTTTCTTGATGCGAAAGAGGCGAAATCCAGGGCTCGATCAAATTACATGCTTCATTGACATGGCCTACACGCACGAGCGCGGAAGCAAACTTTGCTACATCTCGCTCTTCTAATTTCTCCCCAGGGACCAAAGAAAATGCCTGTACACACTCCTTAAATGCACTATGACGATACGCCTTGTACGCCACCTCTAAAAAAAACGGTGTCCCAATAAGCTTTAATGTATACGCTTCTGCTAATAATTTCTCTACTTCAGGGAAGCGCTCCATCTCACGCAAAATGCGTATATAATCAAACAAACATTGACGCCTATAAAAACGTTTTTTTAAAATTGGAAGAAGCTTTTGCTCTGCGACTGCCCATTCTTTTAATTCGATGCTCAAGCGCACTTCTCGAATTACCTGAGCTGCATGACGACGAAAACATGTGTAGCGATAATAGCTTTTCGCTACGATCGCTATTGCTAGACTTGCAACTAATGTCCACAAGATGACTAGCCACATAATTCGTTATTTTTTGACTTTTCTCTCTTTGCAATACCAAAAAAAATCTTTAAAGTCTTTAAAATTCTTCTCTTTGAGATGTTCCTAAAGACTGTCCCATAAGGCAGTGGGTTTCAAGTCCCATACGAGAATTTTTTAGCAAATCGCTTTCAAATTGAATCACTTTGGGTAAAAACAACAAAATCACTGTAGACCCTCCAAAAGCAAAAAATCCCTTTTCTTCCCCTTTTCGATAAAAAATTCCTGGAGAAAAAGTTTGTTCTATAGAACCCACATTTAACGCTCCAACTTCAAGACAAAGGACATCTCCAAAGACTTCTGAGTGCAATACTGTGATCGCACGTTTATTTTCACAAAACAAAATGAAGTTATCTTTGATGGCCATTGGGTGCACAGAAAATAGATAGCCATTAATAAGACGAGCAGAACCCGGGATACAATCACAAGGGAAGTGAAATCGATGGTAATCAAAAGGCGCAAGGCGCGCAATAACCATACTCCCTTGAGCGTACTGATTGACTAGACAACTATTCCCTAATAATTTAGAAAGAGAAAAATATTTTGACTTTATGACAAATGTATCTAAATCTGAGATGTTAGGGTAAACTAAATAGCGTCCATCTACAGGCATGGTGCACACATTCGCACCTGGAGAAATAGGACGCGCTTCTGGACGTAATTTCCGAGTAAAAAAATCATTAAATGAGGTGTAAGCCGAAACGGGTTTCTGCAATTCTTTTTCTGAAATCTTATACCGCTCCATAAAAGGAACGATTTGTCTTTTTGTCCAAGAACGTTTTTGCAGCCACCCATATATTCGAGAAAACAAAGAATTTTTTGATAAAAATATAGAGAGTTTCTTCCCAATTTTTGAATTGTAAAAGAAATTCATTGTCGCTTCATAATAGATCGGCTCAACGACCCTCTGTCGTGTTTCTCGATCTATATATTGTAATTTTTTCACAATTTTTCTCTCATATGAGCAAACAAGCAATATAAAAAAGATTATCAAAATATGCCAATTTAATTAGCTATTTTCCCCCAGAAGAAAACCTTCTTATCTCTTTAATATCAAAACTGATATTCTAAATAGGGTTATTTCAACTCCTATTTTCTATGCTTACAAATGATACCATTGCGGCAATTGCTACGCCTCCGGGGGAAGGGAGTATTGCCGTTGTTCGCTTATCTGGGCCTCAGGCAATTGCTATTGCCAATAAAGTCTTTTCTAAGAACATAGTTGACCTCCCTACGCACACCGTCCACCTTGGGACAGTTTCATCTCAAGGGGTCATTATTGATCAAGTACTGCTGATCATTATGCGTGCACCACGATCGTTCACAGGAGAAGACGTGATTGAGATTCAATGTCATGGAGGGTATTTTTCCTGCACTCAAATCTTAGAAGCCCTACTTAACGAAGGAGCTCGAGGAGCGCTTCCTGGAGAATTTTCACAGAGAGCCTTTCTCAATGGGAAAATCGATTTAATACAAGCTGAAGCGATACAAAACCTCATTGCCTCTGATAATTTGGATGCTTACCATATTGCCCAAGGGCATCTTCAAGGTCGATTTTCACAAAAAATTCAAGAAGTAGTAGATATCATTTTTGAAGCGCTAGCATTCATTGAGGTCCTCGCAGATTTCCCTGAGGAAGAACAACCCTCTCTAGAGATCCCAGAAAGCAACATTCAAAAAGCTCTCGCTATGGTTTCGGAGTTTCTTGACAGCTTTGATGAGGGGCAACGTTTAGCTCAAGGGACTTCGATCATTCTTGCTGGGGAGCCTAATGTTGGGAAGTCCTCCCTTTTAAATGCTCTGACACAAAAAAACAGAGCAATCGTTACAGACATCCCCGGCACCACCCGAGATATTTTGGAAGAGTCCTGGACCCTCCAAGGTAAACGCATCCGTCTAATTGATACAGCAGGACAAAGAGACACCAATGATCTTATTGAGCAGGAGGGCATCAACAGAGCCCGCATGGCCATGGAATCTGCCCAAGGGATCCTCTGGGTAATGGATGCAACGCGGCCTCAAAATCCCCTCCCTGAAATCCTCTTTTCTAAGTCAACATTTCTAATTTGGAATAAAATCGATCTTGCTGCACCTAAAAAATTCAATACTAATCTCCCTGAGCTTGCCATATCTACAAAAACTGGAGAGGGGATTTTAGAGCTAAAAACCGCTCTGCAGCAATGGCTCCAAAAAGAGTCTTCAGGGAAAAGTTCAAAAGTGTTTCTTGTATCTTCGCGCCACCAAAGCATTTTGCAAACAATCCAGAGTAATTTAAAAGCTGCCCAGGACAAGCTCCTCTCCCAGCAACCTCCAGAGTTTATAGCTCAAGATCTAAGACACGCACTCTATGCTATTGGGAATCTCTCAGGATCTGAAGTTACAGAAGCCGTGTTGAGAGAAATTTTCAGTAAGTTTTGTATTGGGAAATAAATGAAATACTTTATTCTCTCTACTCTAGATACGCTATTCCCTAACCCCAAGCCCTCATTAACCGGGTGGTCTACTCCTTTCCAGCTCCTTATTGCAATTCTCCTCTCAGGCAACTCTACGGATAAAGCTGTAAACTCCCTCACGCCGCGACTCTTTCGAGAAGCTCCCGATGCCTTTACTATGGCGCGTCTTCCCCTAAACACACTTTATGAACTCATTGCCCCTTGTGGCCTAGGCCAGAGAAAATCCCTATATATTCATCATCTAGCTACCCTTCTCCTTGAAAAATTTCACGGCGAGCCTCCAAGAGAGATGGGGCTTCTTATGCAGCTTCCAGGAGTTGGGAGGAAAACTGCCTCTGTCTTTCTCAGCATCATCTATCA
This genomic stretch from Chlamydia pecorum E58 harbors:
- a CDS encoding endonuclease III domain-containing protein, with translation MKYFILSTLDTLFPNPKPSLTGWSTPFQLLIAILLSGNSTDKAVNSLTPRLFREAPDAFTMARLPLNTLYELIAPCGLGQRKSLYIHHLATLLLEKFHGEPPREMGLLMQLPGVGRKTASVFLSIIYQLPTFPVDTHILRLSHRWGISKKKSPLAAEKDLVAFFGDKVSPKLHLQLISYARKFCPALHHKIQHCPICLQISKHTKK